In a genomic window of Vicia villosa cultivar HV-30 ecotype Madison, WI unplaced genomic scaffold, Vvil1.0 ctg.000747F_1_1, whole genome shotgun sequence:
- the LOC131630900 gene encoding histidine kinase 5-like — MWPEDVEKQFNIEKPGMDQDVLEEVTIFEEPVIADFQRLMELTNYTDKGSSHLARLMKHWEYKQENAVRLLREELDNLSKQREEVELIKEESYGGDQRVVLILDDDVQNKRVEIEAEYETVGYWKHRAIDLERRLEASIGREEILKEKLQENVETIKRESSPVEGVSQILKREETFLHFILQNAPLVIGHQDKELRYRFLYNHFPSLKEEDIIGKTGEEIFSGSGVKESEDFKREVMEKGFPAKREITFETELFGSKTFLMYVEPVFSKAGETIGVNYIGMQVTDQVLKRERMAKLREEIAVQKAMETELNKTIHITEETMRAKQLLATMSLEIRSPISSVVDMAKILTTTKLDREQKQVLDAIISSGDLVLQLINDLLDLSKVDLG; from the exons ATGTGGCCAGAAGatgttgaaaaacagttcaacaTAGAAAAACCAGGAATGGATCAAGATGTGTTGGAAGAAGTAACAATCTTTGAAGAACCAGTTATAGCtgattttcaaagactcatggaGCTTACAAACTATACAGATAAAGGGTCATCTCACTTAGCTCGTCTCATGAAACATTGGGAGTATAAGCAAGAAAATGCAGTTCGTCTTCTTCGAGAAGAGCTCGACAACCTTAGCAAACAAAGGGAGGAGGTTGAGCTTATAAAGGAGGAAAGTTACGGTGGAGACCAACGTGTGGTTTTGATATTGGATGATGATGTTCAAAACAAGAGAGTTGAAATTGAGGCTGAGTATGAAACTGTAGGTTACTGGAAACATCGGGCGATCGATTTGGAAAGACGGTTAGAGGCGAGTATTGGGAGAGAGGAGATATTAAAGGAAAAGTTGCAAGAAAATGTAGAGACTATTAAAAGAGAATCCTCACCTGTGGAGGGAGTCTCACAGATTCTTAAGAGAGAAGAAACTTTCCTACATTTTATACTTCAAAATGCACCTCTTGTTATTGGTCATCAG GATAAAGAGTTGCGCTATCGTTTTCTCTATAATCATTTTCCAAGTTTAAAAGAGGAG GACATCATCGGAAAAACGGGGGAAGAAATTTTTTCGGGTTCGGGTGTGAAGGAATCTGAAGATTTTAAGAGAGAAGTAATGGAGAAAGGATTTCCTGCAAAAAGGGAAATAACTTTTGAGACAGAACTATTTGGATCAAAGACATTTTTGATGTATGTAGAACCTGTGTTTAGCAAGGCAGGTGAAACAATTGGAGTAAACTATATTGGAATGCAAGTAACAGATCAG GTgttaaaaagagaaagaatggCAAAGCTAAGGGAAGAAATTGCAGTTCAGAAAGCAATGGAAACAGAACTTAATAAAACCATTCACATCACAG AGGAGACAATGAGAGCAAAACAATTGCTGGCAACAATGTCTCTAGAGATAAGATCTCCAATTTCTAGTGTTGTTGACATGGCTAAAATTCTTACTACAACAAAACTTGATAGGGAGCAAAAACAGGTATTGGATGCAATAATATCTTCAGGAGATTTGGTTCTTCAACTAATTAATGATTTACTTGATCTTTCCAAGGTTGATCTAGGTTAG